In Pirellulales bacterium, a single window of DNA contains:
- a CDS encoding thioesterase family protein, with translation MKSTLVPGLKAEGRHRVVTQELLSSIYPDGPAVFATPWLLSLMEQAAAQAIFPHLDHGEASVGYGFEFTHLAPTPVGATVIATAEIASIDKNMVALHIEAHDDSELVSRGKHIRAIIDMDRFMRRVKRKAGG, from the coding sequence ATGAAATCGACCCTCGTTCCCGGTCTGAAAGCTGAAGGACGCCACCGAGTGGTGACGCAAGAATTGCTCAGTTCGATTTACCCCGATGGCCCCGCCGTCTTTGCCACGCCGTGGCTGTTAAGTCTGATGGAACAAGCCGCTGCTCAAGCGATTTTTCCGCACCTTGACCACGGCGAAGCCTCCGTCGGCTACGGCTTCGAATTCACGCACCTCGCTCCAACCCCTGTCGGCGCGACCGTCATCGCTACCGCCGAGATCGCATCGATCGACAAGAACATGGTCGCATTGCACATCGAAGCCCACGACGACTCCGAGTTAGTCAGCCGCGGCAAACATATCCGCGCCATCATCGATATGGATCGCTTTATGCGCCGAGTAAAACGCAAAGCGGGTGGCTAA
- a CDS encoding CTP synthase: MTKHIFVTGGVVSSLGKGLTSASVGLLLESRGLQVRMQKLDPYINVDPGTMSPYQHGEVYVLDDGSETDLDLGHYERFTNSPLTRDSNYTTGQIYLSVINKERRGEFLGKTVQVIPHVTNEIKSVVHKLADDDVDVVITEIGGTVGDIESQPFLEAIRQFSLDVGKQNCLYIHLTLVPYLKAAGELKTKPTQHSVGLLRQIGIQPDVLICRTERSISREDREKIALFCNVPTEAVIEEKDKDFSIYEVPLSLLDNRLDDFICRRLGLNTPPAYLSEWRDLLYTLRNPEQEVSVAVVGKYAEHRDAYKSIYEALDHAGIHHKAQVRIQSIQSENIERDGAERLLAGFDGILVPGGFGERGIEGKVEAIRFARERGIPFFGICLGMQCAVIEFGRNVVNLNNAHSTEFNKDTPHPVICLLDEQKTITDKGGTMRLGAQPARLDASSRSWQCYESERITERHRHRYEFNNDYRQQFESAGMLIAGTSPDRSLVEIVELPDHPWFLAVQFHPEFKSKPTQAHPLFAGFLGAAIEKHSTGQWAAMGS, encoded by the coding sequence ATGACCAAGCATATTTTTGTCACCGGCGGCGTCGTCAGTTCCCTTGGCAAAGGACTCACCAGCGCTAGCGTCGGCTTGCTGCTTGAAAGCCGCGGATTACAAGTGCGGATGCAGAAACTCGATCCGTACATCAATGTCGATCCAGGGACGATGAGCCCCTATCAGCACGGCGAAGTTTACGTGCTCGACGACGGCAGCGAAACCGACCTCGATCTGGGCCATTACGAGCGATTCACAAACAGCCCGCTGACGCGAGATTCGAACTATACCACCGGACAGATCTACCTCAGCGTCATCAACAAAGAACGCCGCGGCGAATTTTTGGGAAAGACGGTGCAAGTCATTCCGCATGTGACAAATGAGATTAAGTCCGTCGTACACAAGCTAGCCGACGACGATGTGGACGTCGTCATTACTGAAATCGGCGGCACGGTCGGCGACATCGAGAGCCAGCCGTTTTTGGAAGCGATTCGCCAGTTTTCGCTCGATGTGGGTAAACAGAACTGCCTTTACATTCATCTGACGCTCGTGCCCTACTTGAAGGCTGCCGGCGAATTGAAAACCAAGCCGACGCAACATTCGGTGGGCCTGTTGCGACAAATTGGTATCCAGCCCGACGTGCTGATTTGCCGCACCGAGCGGTCGATTTCCCGCGAAGACCGCGAAAAAATCGCCCTGTTCTGCAATGTACCGACCGAAGCGGTGATCGAGGAAAAGGACAAGGATTTTTCCATTTACGAAGTGCCACTGAGCTTGCTCGATAATCGACTCGACGACTTCATTTGCCGCCGGCTCGGCCTGAACACGCCGCCGGCCTACCTGAGCGAGTGGCGCGACTTGCTTTACACGCTGCGTAATCCCGAGCAAGAAGTTTCAGTCGCGGTGGTTGGTAAATATGCGGAGCATCGCGACGCGTATAAGTCGATCTACGAAGCGCTCGATCATGCCGGGATTCACCACAAAGCCCAGGTTCGTATTCAAAGCATTCAGAGCGAAAATATTGAGCGCGATGGAGCCGAGCGGCTACTGGCAGGCTTCGATGGCATTCTTGTCCCTGGCGGCTTCGGCGAACGAGGCATCGAAGGTAAAGTAGAGGCGATTCGGTTCGCCCGCGAGCGCGGCATTCCATTTTTCGGCATCTGCCTGGGAATGCAGTGTGCGGTGATCGAATTCGGCCGCAATGTAGTCAACTTGAACAATGCGCACTCGACCGAATTCAATAAAGACACGCCTCATCCGGTGATTTGCCTGCTAGACGAGCAAAAAACCATAACGGACAAAGGGGGAACAATGCGGCTGGGGGCGCAGCCAGCGCGACTCGATGCGTCGAGCAGGTCTTGGCAATGCTACGAGAGCGAAAGAATTACGGAGCGCCATCGGCATCGCTACGAATTCAACAACGATTACCGCCAGCAGTTTGAATCGGCCGGCATGTTGATTGCCGGGACAAGCCCGGATCGATCGCTCGTGGAAATCGTCGAGTTGCCCGATCATCCCTGGTTTTTGGCCGTGCAGTTTCACCCCGAATTCAAGAGCAAGCCGACGCAGGCGCACCCGCTGTTTGCCGGCTTTCTTGGAGCGGCCATCGAAAAGCACTCGACCGGTCAATGGGCAGCGATGGGAAGCTGA